From Synchiropus splendidus isolate RoL2022-P1 chromosome 10, RoL_Sspl_1.0, whole genome shotgun sequence, the proteins below share one genomic window:
- the LOC128766260 gene encoding alpha-tectorin-like → MFWSMKILAALSLLAGFGVEGKTFTKKAVMDITSCPFTYYGEIYNTLHVVQSLVDDRLVRKFTYKKADLSGVVVADLSGCRFSDIVLEDSATFLDPRICSNLFCDQDAIPHIESTCGPLGQCDGHGSCLVNATCTIAASTVIDYYGGVHAAPDRCAYSLFSSYWFPGFQVLGVFRERRRLDVSLLDHVILQLSHKGPLITLEQGGRVLLDGSELAVNSTSLDVYGVELYKDETGVTASVTMYVHNITVFFDGNTAQIFLEGIEPVTGLCSEGNFTLDFNPQFSEAGCEVQYEEAKDRTIDCEDAADWCNLLLEAPFTSCHDLVDPQPFISACNMTLCSYPSVDDIKCQFMEAYTRVCEQQGDIVEDSWRLDTVCPAVPEAFCQDLHCSHHEFCGERFVDGGKFCLCRALFSSKYSLEQTFGEPTQCEHNTAQVTLARCLLDGKNIDFHMLHLNDETCRGVLDNQTHMVTFGFDSSNTCGTVVTMKDNQIVYKNSIMTRNMSKSETIFHHNNLDVDLSCFLTQPSVRAMTFNVQQNPEYYLFSAGEWQYSLSMMLFTDPERKHMYKSNAGIELNQKLWVELKSSGLDDKLTSVVTKDCWATDQPASNASLRYDIIINGCPNPDDPTVQITGNGLGTSNYFSFQGFQFVGGTLDIFLHCLVDLCDKASGDCAPSCDQKSRVTRSVKSYYNEPNLVTITFIH, encoded by the exons ATGTTCTGGTCCATGAAAATCCTGGCTGCTCTCAGCCTGCTAGCAG GCTTTGGAGTTGAAGGTAAAACGTTTACCAAAAAGGCTGTGATGGATATCACCTCCTGCCCCTTCACCTACTACGGGGAGATATACAACACACTGCAT GTTGTGCAGAGTCTAGTCGATGACAGGCTTGTGAGAAAATTCACATACAAGAAGGCCGACCTGAGCGGTGTGGTCGTCGCTGACTTGAGTGGATGTCGCTTCTCAG ATATTGTGCTTGAGGACAGTGCGACATTTTTGGATCCAAGAATCTGTTCCAATCTCTTCTGCGACCAAGATGCTATACCTCACATTGAGAGCACTTGTGGACCGTTGGGCCAATGTGACGGACATGGAAG CTGCTTAGTCAACGCCACCTGCACCATCGCAGCCTCCACCGTCATCGATTACTATGGCGGGGTCCACGCCGCCCCTGATCGCTGCGCATACTCCCTGTTCAGCTCCTACTGGTTCCCAGGCTTTCAAGTTCTGGGGGTCTTCCGGGAGCGGAGACGTTTGGATGTGAGCTTGCTGGATCACGTGATCCTGCAGTTGAGCCACAAAGGTCCTCTGATCACCCTGGAGCAAGGAGGGAGAGTTCTG CTGGATGGCTCTGAGCTGGCGGTCAACAGCACCTCTCTAGACGTCTATGGGGTGGAGCTGTACAAGGATGAGACAGGAGTGACGGCATCAGTGACAATGTATGTACATAACATCACCGTTTTCTTCGATGGCAACACTGCACAGATCTTCCTTGAAG GAATTGAACCAGTGACTGGTTTATGTTCAGAGGGGAATTTTACCTTGGACTTCAACCCTCAATTCAGTGAGGCTGG ATGTGAGGTTCAATATGAGGAGGCGAAGGACAGAACCATTGACTGTGAGGACGCAGCAGACTG GTGTAACCTCCTGCTAGAAGCTCCATTCACTTCCTGCCACGACCTGGTCGACCCACAGCCCTTCATCTCTGCCTGCAACATGACGCTGTGCTCCTATCCGTCTGTGGACGACATCAAGTGCCAGTTCATGGAGGCCTACACCCGAGTCTGCGAGCAGCAAGGCGACATTGTAGAGGACAGCTGGAGGCTCGACACTGTCTGTC CTGCTGTTCCTGAAGCCTTCTGTCAGGATCTACACTGCAGCCATCACGAGTTCTGTGGCGAGAGGTTCGTGGACGGTGGGAAGTTCTGTCTCTGCCGAGCCTTGTTTTCTTCAAAGTACAGCTTGGAGCAAACGTTTG GAGAACCAACACAGTGTGAGCACAACACTGCTCAAGTGACTCTGGCTCGTTGTCTCCTGGATGGGAAAAACATCGACTTCCACATGTTGCACCTCAACGATGAAACCTGTCGGGGAGTCTTAGACAACCAGACCCACATGGTGACGTTTGGCTTCGACAGCAGCAACACTTGTGGGACCGTTGTCACG ATGAAAGACAATCAAATCGTCTACAAGAATTCCATCATGACTCGGAACATGTCCAAATCCGAAACAATTTTCCACCACAACAACTTGGACGTGGACCTCTCCTGCTTCCTCACTCAGCCGAGCGTCAGGGCTATGACCTTCAATGTCCAACAAAA CCCGGAGTACTACCTGTTTTCGGCTGGAGAGTGGCAGTATTCCCTGTCTATGATGCTGTTCACCGACCCCGAGAGGAAGCACATGTACAAGAGTAATGCAGGGATCGAGCTGAATCAGAAACTGTGGGTGGAGTTGAAGAGCAGCGGCCTGGATGACAAACTGACCTCAGTGGTGACCAAGGACTGCTGGGCAACAGATCAGCCGGCGTCGAATGCCAGTCTCagatatgacatcatcatcaatgg CTGCCCAAATCCAGACGACCCAACAGTGCAGATAACTGGAAATGGTTTGGGAACATCCAACTACTTCTCCTTCCAAGGCTTCCAGTTTGTTGGCGGGACCCTGGATATTTTCTTGCACTGCTTGGTCGACCTGTGTGACAAGGCCAGCGGCGACTGTGCCCCG AGTTGTGACCAAAAGAGCAGGGTGACCAGATCAGTCAAGTCGTACTACAATGAGCCCAACTTGGTCACCATTACTTTCATCCATTAG
- the LOC128766261 gene encoding alpha-tectorin-like, which produces MLWFLKVLGALSLLTGFGVQGQTLTEKAVVDITACPFTYFGQQYNNLHMFLQTTEFSICFKGIYNDVANNDCILLTEMTVPGGSYTVQTAQLPSQCANTIFINNNNGVTVLGITLSTTGSKSSVGISSDTGFTDDLLIVSSLINDMKLVEFTFLSVDLIDGATADFSGCRFSDIVLPGSFTLWDPRICSNLVCDKDAIPHIESTCGPLGQCDGLGRCLVNVTCTIAASTVIDYYGGVHAAPDRCAYSLFSSYWFPGFQVLGVFRERRRLDVSLLDHVILQLSHKGPLITLEQGGRVLLNDTELTVNSTSLGVYGVELYKDETGVTASVTMYVHNITVFFDGNTAQIFLEGFEPAIGLCSDGNFTLDFNPQFSEAGCEVQHEELDDKTIDCEGAADWCNLLLEAPFTSCHDLVDPQPFISACNMTLCSYPSVDDIKCQFMEAYTRVCEQQGDIVEDSWRLDTVCPTVPEAFCQDLHCSHHEFCGERFVDGGKFCLCRALFSSKYSLEQTFGEPTQCEHNTAQVTLARCLLDGKNIDFHMLHLNDETCRGVLDNQTHMVTFGFDSSNTCGTVITMKDNQVIYKNSIMTRNMSQSETIFRHNNLDVDLSCFLTQPSIQTLTFNVKDWSVARSPEYYLFSAGEWEYSLSVMLFTDPERKHMYKSNAGIELNQRLWVELKSSGLDDKLTSVVTKDCWATDQPASNASLRYDIIINGCPNPDDPTVQITGNGLGTSNYFSFPAFQFVGGTLDIFLHCLVDLCDKASGDCAPSCDQKSRVTRSVKSYYNEPNLITMTFIH; this is translated from the exons ATGCTCTGGTTTCTGAAAGTCCTGGGCGCGCTCAGCCTACTGACAG GTTTTGGAGTTCAAGGTCAAACGCTAACCGAGAAAGCAGTGGTGGACATTACTGCCTGCCCCTTCACCTACTTCGGGCAGCAATACAACAATCTACAC ATGTTCCTCCAAACGACAGAGTTTTCCATTTGCTTCAAGGGAATTTACAATGATGTGGCAAATAATGACTGCATCCTACTGACGGAGATGACCGTTCCGGGAGGAAGCTACACGGTCCAGACCGCTCAGTTGCCCTCTCAATGTGCCAACACAATCTTCATCAATAACAACAATGGTGTTACT GTTCTAGGAATAACACTCAGCACAACTGGCTCCAAATCTAGTGTGGGAATAAGCTCGGACACCGGCTTTACCGACGATCTACTG ATTGTGAGCAGTCTGATCAATGATATGAAACTCGTCGAATTTACATTCCTCTCGGTGGACTTGATTGATGGGGCCACTGCTGATTTTAGTGGATGTCGCTTCTCAG ATATTGTGCTTCCAGGCAGCTTTACGCTTTGGGATCCAAGAATCTGTTCCAATCTCGTATGCGACAAAGATGCTATACCTCACATCGAGAGCACTTGTGGACCGTTGGGCCAATGTGACGGACTTGGACG CTGCTTAGTCAACGTCACCTGCACCATCGCAGCCTCCACCGTCATCGATTACTATGGCGGGGTCCACGCCGCCCCTGATCGCTGCGCATACTCGCTGTTCAGCTCCTACTGGTTCCCAGGCTTTCAAGTTCTGGGGGTCTTCCGGGAGCGGAGACGTTTGGATGTGAGCTTGCTGGATCACGTGATCCTGCAGTTGAGCCACAAAGGTCCTCTGATCACTCTGGAGCAAGGAGGGAGAGTTCTG CTGAATGACACTGAGCTGACGGTCAACAGCACCTCTCTCGGTGTCTATGGGGTGGAGCTGTACAAGGATGAGACAGGAGTGACAGCATCAGTGACAATGTATGTACATAACATCACCGTTTTCTTCGATGGCAACACTGCACAGATCTTCCTTGAAG gatttgaaccagcgatTGGTTTATGTTCAGATGGGAATTTTACCTTGGACTTCAACCCTCAATTCAGTGAGGCTGG ATGTGAGGTGCAACACGAGGAGCTGGACGACAAAACCATCGACTGTGAGGGCGCAGCAGACTG GTGTAACCTCCTGCTAGAAGCTCCGTTCACTTCCTGCCACGACCTGGTCGACCCACAGCCCTTCATCTCTGCCTGCAACATGACGCTGTGCTCCTATCCGTCTGTGGACGACATCAAGTGCCAGTTCATGGAGGCCTACACCCGAGTCTGCGAGCAGCAAGGCGACATTGTAGAGGACAGCTGGAGGCTCGACACCGTCTGTC CTACTGTTCCTGAAGCCTTCTGTCAGGATCTACACTGCAGCCATCACGAGTTCTGTGGCGAGAGGTTCGTGGACGGTGGGAAGTTCTGTCTCTGCCGAGCCTTGTTTTCATCAAAGTACAGCTTGGAGCAAACGTTTG GAGAACCAACACAGTGTGAGCACAACACTGCTCAAGTGACTCTGGCTCGTTGTCTCCTGGATGGGAAAAACATCGACTTCCACATGTTGCACCTCAACGATGAAACCTGTCGGGGAGTCTTAGACAACCAGACCCACATGGTGACGTTTGGCTTCGACAGCAGCAACACTTGTGGGACCGTTATCACG ATGAAAGACAATCAAGTCATCTACAAGAATTCCATCATGACGCGGAACATGTCCCAATCCGAAACAATTTTCCGCCACAACAACTTGGACGTGGACCTCTCCTGTTTCCTCACTCAGCCCAGCATCCAGACCCTGACCTTCAATGTCAA GGACTGGTCTGTCGCCCGCAGCCCGGAGTACTACCTGTTTTCGGCTGGAGAGTGGGAGTACTCCCTGTCGGTCATGCTGTTCACCGACCCTGAGAGGAAGCACATGTACAAGAGTAATGCAGGGATCGAGCTGAATCAGAGACTGTGGGTGGAGCTGAAGAGCAGCGGCCTGGATGACAAACTGACCTCAGTGGTGACCAAGGACTGCTGGGCAACAGATCAGCCGGCGTCGAATGCCAGTCTCagatatgacatcatcatcaatgg CTGCCCAAATCCAGACGACCCAACAGTGCAGATAACTGGAAATGGTTTGGGAACATCCAACTACTTCTCCTTCCCAGCGTTCCAGTTTGTTGGCGGGACCCTGGATATTTTCTTGCACTGCTTGGTCGACCTGTGTGACAAGGCCAGCGGCGACTGTGCCCCG AGTTGTGACCAAAAGAGCAGGGTGACCAGATCAGTCAAGTCGTACTACAATGAGCCCAACTTGATCACCATGACTTTCATCCATTAG